CAGATATTGAATTAAAGCCAGAGATTCCTTATCAATTTTTAAATGCGAATCACTTGTTATTTGATTTAATTTACAATCCATCAGAAACTACTTTTTTACGTTTAGGAAAAGAGCAAGGAGCCACTATTAAAAATGGTTTGGAGATGTTAGAACTACAGGCAGAAAAATCCTGGAGTATTTGGAATAGTTAAAAATCATCTGTTTAAAACAATAACTTGATTATATAACGGAACGCTTTTTGTATTTAAATTATTATCTTAGTTAAGTGTTAATTTAAAAAAATAGAAATCATGAAAAATATTTTAATTGTATTTATACTGGTGATGAGTTCTGCTTTATATGCACAAGAAAATGCTCATTTAGAGACTGATCAAAACAAAAACGCACAAGCAGCATATGAAAAATATGCTAAAATTGCTGATGAATATACTTTACAACAAGGAACAACAGCTCAAGAAACATATGTAGCTATTGATCCTATGGAAGAAAAGAGAATTAGAAAAAAAATACATAAAGACCATAGAGCAATGAGGTCTTTATGGAGGCATGAAGAACGTATGGAAAGAGCAAAAAACACACAATATGTTTTATCTAATCCATATCGTTATTCTTATAATAGTGTGATTGGAAATCCTTTTTACAGAGGTATTGGTTTTGGATATTTTATAGGAAGAAGTAGATTTTAAAAATAATACAGAAACATAAAACAAATAAAAAATGAGAAAAGGATTGTTAATTGCAGTTATGAGTGTAGTTACATTAATAGCTACAACCTCATGTTCTAGAAAAGTAACTAGAATAGATACCAATGAACAAATTGATATTAGTGGTAGATGGAACGATACAGATGCTAGGTTAAGTGCCGAAGCGTTAAGTGCTCAAATCGTCATGGGAGATTGGATTAATGAGTTTATGATTGAAAAAGGAAAAAAACCAGCAGTTATAGTTGGTTTAATTCGTAACAAGTCTCATGAACATATTGATGCGGAGATTTTTACTGTTGAGGTAGAAAAAGCTTTGGTTAAATATCAAAAAGCAAAAGTGGTTCAAGGTGGAGAAATGAGAAATGAACTAAGAGCAGAAAAAGCCGATCAACAAACAAACGCATCAGTATCTACTATGAAAAAGTTTGGTTTAGAAACCGGAGCGGATTTTATGTTGCAAGGGTCTATAAACTCTGTGGTTGATGCCTTAAAAAAACAAAAAGTGGTTTACTACCAAATAGATTTAGAGTTAACCAATATTGAAACAAACGAAAAAGTTTGGTTCGGAGATAAAAAAATCAAGAAATACGTTAAAAATTAGTCTTGATTTTTATTTGAGAAAAAACTGTTTAGGAATTATTTTTTGAATTCTAAACAGTTTTTTTATTCATGATTGATATGAAAAAAATCGTTTTTATAATAAAATATGTACTTGTTGCAGTATTAGCTTTAAGTACATTCGGATGTGCTACTTACCATCAGTTAAGCGCAAAATATCAGCATGAAGTATTAAGTGGTGAATTTGATGTTGCCATGAAAAGTATTGATAATAATAAGTTTCTTACCAAAGATAGAAATGAGTTGTTATACTGCTTAGAAAAAGGAAAAATAGCCTATTTAAAAGGAGATTATAAACTGAGTAACGAGCTTTTTAACAAGGCAGATTTATTGATTGAAGATCATAAAGTAAGCAAGGTTGGCGAGGCTTTAGCGGTTTTGTCTAACCCAGAAAAAACAACTTATAAAAGTGAAGACTTTGAGAAAGTAGCCATTCATTATTACAAAGCACTGAATTATATTTTTTTAAATTCTTATGATGAAGCTTTGGTTGAAGCCAAAAGAATTAATCTTCAACTTCAGGAAATTAACGATGCTTACCCTGCAGGAAAAAAGAACCGTTATACTACAGATGCTTTTGCACTTAATTTACAAGGTTTGTTGTATGAAGTTACAGGAAATTTAAACGATGCTTTTATATCTTATAGAAATGCTGTTGAACTTTATCAAGAAAATGAAGGAACTTATTTCGGTGTTAATATTCCTACACAGTTAAAAAAAGATTTGATAAACTCCGCACATCGTTTAGGATTTAAGGACGAAGAGTTGAGGTATTCAGAATTATTTCAAATCAAATACGAAGCAAAACCTAATGATTTTAAAGGAGATTTGGTTGTGTTTTGGGAAAGTGGATTGGTTCCATATAAATCACAAACGTATTTTACTTTTACCTCGTTGCCAGGAAATAATAATGGATTTGTAAGTATTGCAAATGAAGAATTAGGAATTAGTTTTCCTGTACCAACAGGTAATCATAATAGTAATGGAGGCTTTTCCGATCTTAATGTTTTTAATATTGCTTTTCCTAAATATGAAGATAGAGCTCCATATTTTACCAACGGTAAAGTTATTTTAAACAATAATGTTTCCGAAGAATATAAATTAGAGTTGGTAGAAGATTATAAAACTATTGCTTTTCAAACATTAAAAGATAGAACTATAAGAGAGATTGGAAAGATTGCCATACGTGTGGCAACCAAAAAACTATCAGAAAACATAGTAAGAAATCAAAATGAGAATTTAGGAGCGGTGTTAGGGTTGATTAATGCTTTAACAGAAAAAACGGATACCAGAAACTGGCAAACCTTACCTAATAAAATATATTATACAAGAATACCATTAAATCAAACTGAGAATAAGGTTAAAGTCCAAGTAAAAACAAACAATGGGGAGACTGTAGCAAAGGAATTTGAGGTAAAACCGTCTGGAAACCTAAATTTCATCAACTATATTACCCCACAAAGTCAAGGCTTTAATTAAAATTAGTTAGTTTTGGAATTAGTTAAGAGAAAATTAAAATATAATGATTACCATAGATATGGAAAAAGAAACTCAATCAATAGACTATAAAACAATGTCTCTAGAAGTTTTGGTTGCTACCTTAAAGAAGTTAATTGATGAAAATCCTATACAGGACATAAAAGAACAAGCAAGTGCTATTAGAGCTTCTTTTTATTATCAATATAATGAGCAGTTGGATAAAGCCAAGGATGCATTTGTACAAGAAGGAGGTAATGAAATAGATTTTGAGTATTCTCAACCTATTCAGACCGAGTTTAAAGATTTATGGAAGTCTTATGTAGAGAAAAAGAACAATCACTATCAAAAAATAGCAAAAGAGCTTACTACTAATTTAGCTAAAAGAGAAGAAATTATATCATCTATAAAAGCTTTAGTAGAAAAAGGTGAGGTATCAAATACTTATAAAGAATTTCAACAATTGGTTTCTGATTGGAAAGAAGTTGGCCCTGTAAGTTCAGATAAATATCAAGAAACTTGGGGAAATTATCACTTGTATGTAGAGCAGTATTATGATTTATTGCACATCAATAATGATTTAAGAGCGATTGATTTTAAACACAATTTAGAAGCTAAAAATCAAATTATAGAAAAAGCTAAAGAATTGTTAGAGCATAGTGATGTTCAGTTTGCTTTTAATGAATTACAGGTTTTACATAAAATTTGGAAGGAAGAAACTGGACCTGTAGCCAAAGAGTTTAGAGAGCCAGTTTGGGAAGAATTTTCAGCTTTATCTAATGCCATTCACGATAAAAGAGCTGTGTTGTTAGAGGAGTTAAGAAATGTTGAAGAGAAAAATTACGAACAAAAATTAGCGAAAATTCAAGAAATTAAAACTTTTGATTTTTCTAAAAATAAAACTTTTGGAGATTGGAAAAAAAGCATAGATGCTTTTGAAGTTTTAAAAGAAGAATTTTTAGCTATTGGTAAAATTCCTAAAAACAAAAACAAAGAAGTTTGGGATGTTTTTAAAGAATCAACAAGAGAATTTAATAGTGCTAAGAACAATTTCTTTAAAGAAATAAAAGCTTCGCAAAACGAGGCAATTGCAAGTAAAAAAGCTTTGATAGAAGAAGCTTTGGCTTGGAAAGATTCTGATGATTTTGAAGCTGCAACAGAGGTTTTTAAAAGAATTCAAGCCGCTTGGAAAAGAGTAGGTTTTGTACCTAGAAAACAAGCAGATATTTTATGGAAAGAGTTTAAAGGAGTTTGCGATGCTTATTTTGATAGACTAAATAATGTTAAAAAAGAAGGTACTGCCGAAGAACAAGAGAACTTAGTTAAAAAAGAAGCTTTTTTAGCAAAATTAGCTGAGGTTGAAATTAATGTAGATTCTTACAAAGATTTGCTTAAAGAGTGGATTGCTTATGGTTTGGTACCATCACAAAAAAATAAAATAGATCAAGATATTTTACATTTGATTACCAAAGAACTTGCTTTACCAAAAGATAAGGTAGAGGCGGAGTTTATAAAATATCAATTAAAGATAGCTTACTTATTAGCAATTGATAGTAAAAAACTATATACGGAGTACGATCAGTTGCGTAAAGAAGTTGATACTGTTACTAAAGATTTAAAGCAGCTAGAAAATAATTTAGGATTCTTTTCTAACAGTAAAAAAGGAAACCCTTTATTTGATACTGTAATGAAGTCTATAGCTACTGAAAAAGAAAAATTAGTCTTGGCTAAAAAGAAAATGAAATATTTAAAATCATTTCAATAAACAATAAAAAAAAAGAGAAGCTATTAGCTTCTCTTTTTTTTTATTGTTTTAATAATTTTTTCCTAATTCTACTTAGCTGTATAGGGGTGATTCCTAAATGCGAAGCAATGTGAAATTGTGGAATTAATTGGTCTATGTTTTTAATGTTTTTTCTTAAAATAAGATAGCGTTCAGTAGCGTTTTTAGAAAGTAAATCAATTAAAGATTCTTCTAACTGTGTGTATTCTCTTTCTACTGTTTTATACATAAATTCCCCAAATTCTGGATATATTTTTCTTAAGGTTGCTAAATCGTCAACACTAATTTCCATTACTACAGCATCAGTCAAAGCTTGACAAGCAATTAATGCTGGAGATTTTTGTATAGCAGATTTTAAAGAACCAGCTAATTGTCCAGGAGCTGCAATAGACTTGTTTATTTCTCTTGAATCAGAACTTGTTTTCATGTAAGTTCTAGTAATACCTTCAATTACAAAAAACAATTTATTGTTTACGTTACCAATTTCGCATAAATGCTCTCCTGATTTATATGATTTTACTTTTGCTAAGTCGAAAAATGCTTTGAGAATTTCTTCGGGTAAGGGGTGTATGTTGTTAATAAATTTTAAAAATGTCTCCATATTTATAAAAAATGTTAAGAAATCTATTCTTAACAAATGTAAATTATTTTAAGTAACAATCCACGAAATCCGTGAATAAATGAAATAAAAAGCCAATGGCAATTAAGTTTGTTTTTTTGTAGAATAACAAAATAATGTAAACAAAAATAGCGATGTAAGAATGTAATGGATGAAATCCAATACTACATCTATTAGGATCAAAAATTGGGCTTGCTAATAAGTGATCAAGATCTATTAACATGGTTGAAATTAATATCAACCAATTTCGTTTCCATTTTTTAGGATTATATACATAGGCAATGAGTCCTGGAAATAAAAAATGTAATCCATAATGGATACAAAATTTAAGTGAGAGCATTGTTGATATTTAAATTTTCTAAATACAAACTAGCATTAGGACCTTCCATAAAAATCAAATCCAAAATACTTAAGTTTTCTAAAAATCCATGTTTGTCGTCAAACATTTGTACATATTTAGGAAAATCAATATTTAATTTCTTTTTAGCTTCAATCCAACTTCTTAAATCTGTTTTGTCTGTATAATCGTTAAAGTATTCGGTAGTTTCAGAAGAAGGTTTTTCTTCTTGTAAAGCATCCATCACAAAAGCATGTACTTTTTGATGTAATTCCCACAAGTATTTATGCTTTGTTGTAAAAATACCTGTTAAATCAGCTTCGTAATATTCGTAAAAAGGCGATGTTCTATACGCAGATTGCAAAGATTTTAAATGCAATTTTTGCCAATCTTCTTCGTAATTTAATTCAACCTCTGTGGTTAACGTTTTTTGTCCTTTGGCTTTGCTTACTGGTACGTTTAAAAGTAGTTTTCCATTAGCACCATATATATAACAGCGCGTTCTATAAGTTTGTTTCACAAAATTATCATGTGTTTCAAACTCAGTAGTTTTTGCCTGTAATATGGCTGCATACTGTGCTATAGGAGCAAAGTATGCAGGTTGTACTAAAAGTTTAGGAATCATATTTATTTTTTTCTTCGTTTGATGACTTCTTTACCAACATAATAAAGTCCTATTGCTACTAAGAAATATACAAAATAAGACTTAGGTTCTCCCTCGCCACCAACGGTAGTAAATAATCTATTCCAACGTATTTTTTTGTTAATAGCCGATTCATTTTGATCTAAACTCATCCAAATAAATACAGGTTTACCAACAACATGATCAAAAGGAGTGTATCCCCAATAACGTGCATCTAAAGAACGCTGACGGTTGTCTCCCATCATCCAAAAATAATCTTGTTTAAAAGTATATTCATTGGTTTTTATTCCGTTGATGTAAATATCTCCATTGCTTTTAATTTCAAAATTATTTTTCTCGTATTCAGAAATAATTCTTTTGTAAAAAGGAAGTGATTTTTTATCTAGAACAACTTTATCTCCTTTGGCAGGAATATAAATTGGTCCGTAATTATCTTGACTCCAAGCATATTGAGGATCGTGAGGAAAAATACTAGGATCATAAACTCCTTTAGGATCTATACTTCTTTTGATAGAAGTTACTTTAGGATCCTTTTGCATCATTAAAGCATGTTCTTTATCTAAATTGATAAAGTACTTTGTTCCTTCTTGATTCATTACAGAAGCTTCAGAAGGATTTACATTGTAACCATGTATAATTTCATCAGCAGTAAAAGGAGCATTGGTTTCTACGTAATAATTAAACTGAGGCTTTGCTCGGTCTGGCAAAACAGTTCTCTCTCCATTAATGTAGATGTATCCGTTTTTAATTTCTAAACTATCACCAGGAACTCCTACACAACGTTTTACATAATTGGTTTTTTTATCAATAGGTTTGTAAGTGAATTTGTCCGAGGTATCTCCCCACATCAACGCTAAAGAATCTGATGGCCAGTTAAAAACAACAATTTCGTTTCTTTTTACTTTTTGTAAACCAGGAAGCCTCATGTATGGAAACTCAATTCCTTCTACATAAGAACGTAATTTAGTTTTAGGAATAGAGTCGTGTACCATTGGTAATGATATAGGACTAATAGGTACTCTTGCCCCGTAGTGGAACTTACTTACAAATAAAAAATCTCCAATAAGTAAAGATTTTTCTAAAGATGAAGTTGGAATAGTAAAAGGTTGCATAATGTACGTGTGTACAAGTGTAGCAGCAACTACAGCAAATGTAATAGAGCTAACCCATTCTCCAGTTTTACTAGGCGGTTTAATACTTCTATTGGCATTGTATTTTAATTGATCAAATACAACATAGTTTAAATAGAAATTATAAAAACCTAAAGATAAAATAGCTAACCAAGTGTCCTTAGTATCAAATTTTCTAAAACTACGAGCAATTTCTACCCAAATCACTGGAAATATTAATAGGTTGATTACAGGAATAAACAAAAGGATTACCCACCATTTAGGTCGGTTAATAATTCCCATTAGCACTATTGCATTGTAAACAGGAATAGCAGCTTCCCACGATTTTCTACCTGCTTTTTGATATAGTTTCCAAGTTCCTGCAAAGTGTAGTACCTGTACTACTATAAAGAATAAAATCCAGCTCATTTTTTTGTTTTTTTATTATAAACCTAATACATCTCTCATAGAAAATACTCCGTGTTTTCCTACTAACCATTCAGCAGCAATAACAGCTCCTAAAGCAAATCCTTGACGGTTATGAGCGGTGTGTTTAATTTCTATACTATCTACTTCAGATGTGTAATCTACCGTGTGAGTTCCAGGAACTTCAGGACTACGAATCGCTTTGATAGGTATGTTTAATTCTTCTGTAGCTTTATCAACTTCCCACCCGTTGTATTTGGTGTGTTCTATAACTCCTTCGGCTAATGTGATAGCTGTTCCACTAGGTTCGTCTAATTTTTGTTTGTGATGAATTTCTTCCATAGTAACATTGTACTGAGATAAGTTTTTCATCATTTTTGCCAAATGTTGATTTAATTCAAAAAAGATATTTACTCCCAAACTATAGTTTGATGCGTAGATAAATCCACCATTTTTTTCGTTACACAAATCCACCATTTTTTGGTAATCTGCCAACCAACCTGTAGTACCAGAAACCACTGGTACATTATTGTTAAAACAGTTTGATATGTTGTTTACAGCAACAGAAGGGATACTAAAATCAATAGCAACATCGGCTAAAGTAATATCGTATTCTTTGGTGTTTTCATCAACAACAACAACAATTTCATGTCCTCTACTAACAGCTATTTTTTCAATAGTCTGTCCCATTTTTCCGTATCCTAATAATGCTATTTTCATTCTTAAAAGTTAAGATTTAAAGATAACCCTAGATAATTGTCATTAGAAACATTGTCTCTCATCAATTTAGGGTCGAATGTTATTTTATCTGATATGTTAAATTGCAACAAATGTGCATCTATACTGGCTTCTAAAATTTGTAAAGCATACAAACCTACAAAAGTTAATAAAGAGGTGTCTCTATTTCTTCTATAAACTTGTTGTGCATTTTCTAAACTCTGGTCAGAATAAAGATTGAAATATATATCTTTTTCGCCAGCAGCTCTTTGTTTAAAAGCTTTTCTTGTTTTGTTATAGGCTTTAGCGTTAATGCTGTAATAATAAAGTGGTGTTATTAAAGCACCGTAAACTATAGGGATTTTCCAATAACGTTTGTTATAGGCTTGACCTAATCCTGGCAAAACAGCAGAGTAAAATGCCGCTTTTGCAGGAGTTAAAGGGTCGTAACTGTCCGTGTCTTCTAAAAAGGCTTGACTGTCTACAGACAATTGACCTTCTTGATCTTGCGAAAAAGAAAATTGTGTCGTAAAAATAAATATGACGATTATGAGTTTGTTACGAATCACCTAAGTTTAATAAAGCTTTAATTTTGTTAAATTCTTCTTCTGATCCAAATGAAATGGCAATTTTCCCTTTTCCTTTGGCATTGGCGCTAATGGCTACTTTTTGCCCAAAGAAACGATTAAATTTATCTTGACTTTCATTTACAAAAGTAGGAGTTGTATTTGAAACGGATTTTTTTGGTTTTTCTTGTTTCATGTCAGCAACCAATGCTTCTGTTTGTCTTACAGATAATCCATCTTTTAAGATTTTTTCGTAAACCTCTAGCTGAGTTAAGGTATTGTCTATGTTAATTAATGCTCTACCATGTCCCATGCTAACAAAACCATCTCTCATTCCTGTTTGAATAATAGGATCTAATTTTAACAAACGTAGGTAATTGGTTACAGTTGATCTTTTTTTACCAACACGACCTCCTAATTCTTCTTGAGTTAGGTTGATTTCATCAATTAAACGTTGATAAGACAAAGCAACTTCAATAGGATCTAAGTTTTTACGTTGAATATTTTCTACCAAGGCCATTTCTAACATCTCTTGGTCGTTAGCCAAACGAATGTATGCAGGAATGGTTTTGTTTCCGATTAACTTAGAAGCTCTAAACCTTCTTTCTCCCGAAACCAATTGGAATTTATCGTCTATTCTACGAACAGTAATAGGTTGTATAACTCCTAAAATCTTAATAGAATCTGCTAATTCTTTTAAAGCTTCTTCGTCAAAATAAGTTCTAGGTTGAAAAGGATTTACTTCAATTTGATTTAAATCTAATTCAATAATATTTCCAATAATTTCGGTCGCTTTTTCATGATTGGCAGAGCGAACAGTCATGTCGTTTTCTTTCAATAATGCAGAAAGGCCTCTACCTAAAGCTTGTTTTTTTGTTGCTTTTGCCATGTGTTTTAATTCTTTGTAATCACTTCGTGAGCAAGGTTAATATAGTTTACAGCCCCTCTACTAGTGGCATCATAAGCTATAATACTTTCTCCATAACTTGGAGCTTCTCCTAAACGAATGTTACGTTGTATAATGGTTTCAAAAACCATATCACTAAAGTGTTTCTTTACTTCTTCTACAACTTGATTTGATAAACGCAAACGAGAATCGTACATAGTTAGTAAAAGTCCTTCAATATCTAAAGAAGGATTGTGTATTTTTTGAACACTTTTAATGGTGTTTAATAATTTTCCTAAACCTTCTAAAGCAAAATATTCACACTGAATTGGAATAATTACAGAGTTTGCAGCGGTTAATGAGTTTAAGGTAATTAAACCTAAAGAAGGAGCACAGTCAATAATAATAAAATCATACAAATCAACAACAGGCTTTAAGGCCTCTTTTAACATGTATTCTCTATTTTCTTTATCTACCAATTCAATTTCTATGGCAACCAAATCAATATGTGCAGGAATAATATCTACATTAGGTGAGTTGGTTGGTACAATAGCTTCGGCAGCTGTACAAGAATGTTCTAAAAGTTCGTAGGTTCCTTTTTCTATACTTTCAATATCAATACCCAAACCAGATGATGCATTGGCTTGAGGGTCAGCATCAATAATCAAAACCTTTTTTTCTAAAACTCCTAAAGAGGCAGCTAAGTTTACTGAGGTAGTTGTTTTACCAACACCTCCTTTTTGATTAGCAATAGCAATAATTTTTCCCATGTAATAGATGCTGTTTATAATGTACGTAAAAGTACAATTATTTGTGAGTTGATGAAAGTTAAGATATCAACAATTAATATTGCGGATGTGGAATAAATAAATGTCATTATTAATTGCCAATGTTTCTTATGAGTGTTTATTTGTTTGGAATATTTTTTAAAATCTCTATTAAAAAACGCCAAAACTTTTGAGTTGAACTAATACTTGCTCTTTCATCAGGGGAGTGAGCTCCACGAATGGTTGGGCCAAAAGAAATCATTTCCATATTTGGGTAATGTTCTCCAATAATACCACATTCCAATCCAGCATGACAAGCATTTACATGAGGCTTGTTGTTAAAAAGACGATGATAAATATTTTCCATAGTCTGTAAAATACTTGCATTTGGGTTGGGCTGCCAACCAGGGTAAGCACCATCTGTTGTTACAGTAAAACCACCTAATTGAAAAGTAGCGGTTAGCTTATTGCTTAAATCTTCTTTTTCACTTTCTATAGAAGAACGTGTTAAACAAGCAATGGTCATATTTCCATTTTCTACTTTAACAGAGGCTAAATTGTTTGATGTTGCAACCAAATCGGTAATATTAGCATCCATGGTATAAACACCATTATGACAAGCGTATAAAGTTTGCAATAAAAGAGTTTGATCTGTACTATTTAATCCCTTTTCTGTTGTGTTTATTTCTTTATTATCTATGGTTAAATTTGGTTCTTTTACCAACCATTCCGTTTTGATAATTTTTGAAATTTCTTTAAACTTTTGTTGAAATAATTCTGTGTTTTGTACAGCAATAATACAAATAGCTTCTCGTGGAATAGCATTTCTTAAGTTTCCCCCTTGTAGAGAAATCAATTGAAAATTCGTGTGTTTTTGAAGCTCAAATAAAACACGGGTTAGTAGTTTGTTGGCATTTCCTAAACCTTTAATA
Above is a genomic segment from Wenyingzhuangia fucanilytica containing:
- a CDS encoding WbqC family protein, whose translation is MIPKLLVQPAYFAPIAQYAAILQAKTTEFETHDNFVKQTYRTRCYIYGANGKLLLNVPVSKAKGQKTLTTEVELNYEEDWQKLHLKSLQSAYRTSPFYEYYEADLTGIFTTKHKYLWELHQKVHAFVMDALQEEKPSSETTEYFNDYTDKTDLRSWIEAKKKLNIDFPKYVQMFDDKHGFLENLSILDLIFMEGPNASLYLENLNINNALT
- a CDS encoding ParA family protein, producing MGKIIAIANQKGGVGKTTTSVNLAASLGVLEKKVLIIDADPQANASSGLGIDIESIEKGTYELLEHSCTAAEAIVPTNSPNVDIIPAHIDLVAIEIELVDKENREYMLKEALKPVVDLYDFIIIDCAPSLGLITLNSLTAANSVIIPIQCEYFALEGLGKLLNTIKSVQKIHNPSLDIEGLLLTMYDSRLRLSNQVVEEVKKHFSDMVFETIIQRNIRLGEAPSYGESIIAYDATSRGAVNYINLAHEVITKN
- a CDS encoding DUF6122 family protein, which codes for MLSLKFCIHYGLHFLFPGLIAYVYNPKKWKRNWLILISTMLIDLDHLLASPIFDPNRCSIGFHPLHSYIAIFVYIILLFYKKTNLIAIGFLFHLFTDFVDCYLK
- a CDS encoding ParB/RepB/Spo0J family partition protein — its product is MAKATKKQALGRGLSALLKENDMTVRSANHEKATEIIGNIIELDLNQIEVNPFQPRTYFDEEALKELADSIKILGVIQPITVRRIDDKFQLVSGERRFRASKLIGNKTIPAYIRLANDQEMLEMALVENIQRKNLDPIEVALSYQRLIDEINLTQEELGGRVGKKRSTVTNYLRLLKLDPIIQTGMRDGFVSMGHGRALINIDNTLTQLEVYEKILKDGLSVRQTEALVADMKQEKPKKSVSNTTPTFVNESQDKFNRFFGQKVAISANAKGKGKIAISFGSEEEFNKIKALLNLGDS
- a CDS encoding penicillin-binding protein activator LpoB, translated to MRKGLLIAVMSVVTLIATTSCSRKVTRIDTNEQIDISGRWNDTDARLSAEALSAQIVMGDWINEFMIEKGKKPAVIVGLIRNKSHEHIDAEIFTVEVEKALVKYQKAKVVQGGEMRNELRAEKADQQTNASVSTMKKFGLETGADFMLQGSINSVVDALKKQKVVYYQIDLELTNIETNEKVWFGDKKIKKYVKN
- a CDS encoding DUF5683 domain-containing protein, which translates into the protein MIRNKLIIVIFIFTTQFSFSQDQEGQLSVDSQAFLEDTDSYDPLTPAKAAFYSAVLPGLGQAYNKRYWKIPIVYGALITPLYYYSINAKAYNKTRKAFKQRAAGEKDIYFNLYSDQSLENAQQVYRRNRDTSLLTFVGLYALQILEASIDAHLLQFNISDKITFDPKLMRDNVSNDNYLGLSLNLNF
- a CDS encoding COG3014 family protein — protein: MKKIVFIIKYVLVAVLALSTFGCATYHQLSAKYQHEVLSGEFDVAMKSIDNNKFLTKDRNELLYCLEKGKIAYLKGDYKLSNELFNKADLLIEDHKVSKVGEALAVLSNPEKTTYKSEDFEKVAIHYYKALNYIFLNSYDEALVEAKRINLQLQEINDAYPAGKKNRYTTDAFALNLQGLLYEVTGNLNDAFISYRNAVELYQENEGTYFGVNIPTQLKKDLINSAHRLGFKDEELRYSELFQIKYEAKPNDFKGDLVVFWESGLVPYKSQTYFTFTSLPGNNNGFVSIANEELGISFPVPTGNHNSNGGFSDLNVFNIAFPKYEDRAPYFTNGKVILNNNVSEEYKLELVEDYKTIAFQTLKDRTIREIGKIAIRVATKKLSENIVRNQNENLGAVLGLINALTEKTDTRNWQTLPNKIYYTRIPLNQTENKVKVQVKTNNGETVAKEFEVKPSGNLNFINYITPQSQGFN
- the dapB gene encoding 4-hydroxy-tetrahydrodipicolinate reductase, which encodes MKIALLGYGKMGQTIEKIAVSRGHEIVVVVDENTKEYDITLADVAIDFSIPSVAVNNISNCFNNNVPVVSGTTGWLADYQKMVDLCNEKNGGFIYASNYSLGVNIFFELNQHLAKMMKNLSQYNVTMEEIHHKQKLDEPSGTAITLAEGVIEHTKYNGWEVDKATEELNIPIKAIRSPEVPGTHTVDYTSEVDSIEIKHTAHNRQGFALGAVIAAEWLVGKHGVFSMRDVLGL
- a CDS encoding aminoacyl-histidine dipeptidase, producing MNNPLQHIEPKEIWAHFNLINAIPRASKKEQAISDFMVSFGQKLGLETKQDKALNVLIKKPATVGYENRKKVTLQSHLDMVHQKNNDTVFDFDTQGIEMFVDGDWVKAKGTTLGADNGLGVAAIMSILADKNIEHSELEALFTIDEETGMTGAFELEPGFISGDILLNLDTEEDDEITIGCAGGIDVTATKSYHPTSVKPNNTYYQIVLNGLKGGHSGMDIIKGLGNANKLLTRVLFELQKHTNFQLISLQGGNLRNAIPREAICIIAVQNTELFQQKFKEISKIIKTEWLVKEPNLTIDNKEINTTEKGLNSTDQTLLLQTLYACHNGVYTMDANITDLVATSNNLASVKVENGNMTIACLTRSSIESEKEDLSNKLTATFQLGGFTVTTDGAYPGWQPNPNASILQTMENIYHRLFNNKPHVNACHAGLECGIIGEHYPNMEMISFGPTIRGAHSPDERASISSTQKFWRFLIEILKNIPNK
- the lepB gene encoding signal peptidase I, whose translation is MSWILFFIVVQVLHFAGTWKLYQKAGRKSWEAAIPVYNAIVLMGIINRPKWWVILLFIPVINLLIFPVIWVEIARSFRKFDTKDTWLAILSLGFYNFYLNYVVFDQLKYNANRSIKPPSKTGEWVSSITFAVVAATLVHTYIMQPFTIPTSSLEKSLLIGDFLFVSKFHYGARVPISPISLPMVHDSIPKTKLRSYVEGIEFPYMRLPGLQKVKRNEIVVFNWPSDSLALMWGDTSDKFTYKPIDKKTNYVKRCVGVPGDSLEIKNGYIYINGERTVLPDRAKPQFNYYVETNAPFTADEIIHGYNVNPSEASVMNQEGTKYFINLDKEHALMMQKDPKVTSIKRSIDPKGVYDPSIFPHDPQYAWSQDNYGPIYIPAKGDKVVLDKKSLPFYKRIISEYEKNNFEIKSNGDIYINGIKTNEYTFKQDYFWMMGDNRQRSLDARYWGYTPFDHVVGKPVFIWMSLDQNESAINKKIRWNRLFTTVGGEGEPKSYFVYFLVAIGLYYVGKEVIKRRKK
- a CDS encoding DUF349 domain-containing protein; translation: MITIDMEKETQSIDYKTMSLEVLVATLKKLIDENPIQDIKEQASAIRASFYYQYNEQLDKAKDAFVQEGGNEIDFEYSQPIQTEFKDLWKSYVEKKNNHYQKIAKELTTNLAKREEIISSIKALVEKGEVSNTYKEFQQLVSDWKEVGPVSSDKYQETWGNYHLYVEQYYDLLHINNDLRAIDFKHNLEAKNQIIEKAKELLEHSDVQFAFNELQVLHKIWKEETGPVAKEFREPVWEEFSALSNAIHDKRAVLLEELRNVEEKNYEQKLAKIQEIKTFDFSKNKTFGDWKKSIDAFEVLKEEFLAIGKIPKNKNKEVWDVFKESTREFNSAKNNFFKEIKASQNEAIASKKALIEEALAWKDSDDFEAATEVFKRIQAAWKRVGFVPRKQADILWKEFKGVCDAYFDRLNNVKKEGTAEEQENLVKKEAFLAKLAEVEINVDSYKDLLKEWIAYGLVPSQKNKIDQDILHLITKELALPKDKVEAEFIKYQLKIAYLLAIDSKKLYTEYDQLRKEVDTVTKDLKQLENNLGFFSNSKKGNPLFDTVMKSIATEKEKLVLAKKKMKYLKSFQ
- a CDS encoding Crp/Fnr family transcriptional regulator codes for the protein METFLKFINNIHPLPEEILKAFFDLAKVKSYKSGEHLCEIGNVNNKLFFVIEGITRTYMKTSSDSREINKSIAAPGQLAGSLKSAIQKSPALIACQALTDAVVMEISVDDLATLRKIYPEFGEFMYKTVEREYTQLEESLIDLLSKNATERYLILRKNIKNIDQLIPQFHIASHLGITPIQLSRIRKKLLKQ